A stretch of DNA from Lotus japonicus ecotype B-129 chromosome 4, LjGifu_v1.2:
GAAGACTTATAGCAACAAATATGAGTCTTGGAATTGAAGTTTACGTTGTTACAAGTCACTGCATATTTGGTTTCACGATTTACACTTAATCCAAGACATGTTTACTTTTAAGTTAAGACTTGTAGCTTCAAACTATAAGTGATTGTATCGCTGTAAACTTCAATTTCACCCATCCATATCAGATAAATAATTGGTTGAAGAAGTTGAGATTTCTCttcattgtgttttttctttctttctttctgattGAGTGGATTAATAGGGATGGAAGTGTCATATATGGGAATGATGAGAAGGGAATGAGAAGAGTAAGGGCATTCAAAGAGGGAAAGCTGAAGATATCAGAAGATGGGCTTCTAGAGCATGATGAGAAAGGTATTCCTATCTCAGGTGATGTTCGGAATTGCTGGGCTGGCTTTTCCCTTCTGCAGGCCTTATTTGTCAAAGAGCACAATGCTGTGTGTGACATGATAAAAGCAAGTCAATTCTCCATCTCTTGCATATCTTGTCTCAGTTTGGTGCCTTTTGCACTCATTTTTCTTTGAATAATAATGTATGGTTGCTTATCATAGGAGCACTATCCTGATATAGATGATGAGCAGGTCTATAGACATGCAAGGTTGGTGACTTCAGCAGTCATTGCAAAAATCCACACAATTGATTGGACTGTAGAACTCTTAAAGACTAATACTCTTCTGGCAGGGATGAGGATAAACTGGTAAGTTTAAATGGCACTGCAAAAGGATGTATAACATGTTGGGATCAGCTTCtctttcatcagaatcaattctgaaactcagAAGCTACTCGCATAAGCTTCTCATTATCATTGATTctggcttcagaatcaattgtataaGGCCATAAGGATTTCCAAACGTGCACGTAATTCAAAGGAGACAAGCTATTCTGGTAAAATAACAGATACCTATGCAGGTGCGGTGAAACttactcattttcttttggCAGGTACGGATTTTTGGGGAAGAAATTCAAAGATTTGTTTGGAAACATATTTGGACCTGTACTTAGTGGATTGGTTGGTCTTAGGAAGCCAAGAGATCATGGAGTTCCCTACTCACTTACTGAAGAGTTTGTGAGTGTTTACAGAATCCATTCACTGCTACCTGATGAAATTGTACTTAGAAACATCAAGTCTACAACAGGAGGAGACAAATGCCCTCCAGTAGTTGAAAAGTATTATCTCATCCCTCTCACTGATTCTACTTTCCTAACAAAGATTTTGGATTTTATTAGGGTTTTTTTGAGATTGGATTTACTTTCAGACATAAAAAACTTTTTCCAGAGTGTTTGGTTTTGTGATGAGAAGGATCTCTAAGTTCAACAGCAGATTATGTTATTATGTATGCAGGGTGCCAATGAGGGAAATGTTGGGAAAAGAAGGGGAAAGAAGGCTATCAATCATAGGAATGGAGCAAATGTTAGTATCCATGGGTCATCAATCATGTGGTGCAGTTACTTTATGGAACTACCCTACATGGCTAAGGAACCTCATTTCACATGATATTGATGGAGAAGATAGACCTGATCCGGTTGACATGGCTACCATGGAAGGTAGTTAGTTTTCTTCACACTTTTATTAGTGTGGTAACTTTTGCAAGCATGAATTTGTAATCTCATTGTACTCAACTTGATCTAAAATGATGATTTTCTGGTAGTGTATAGAGATAGAGAAAGGGGAGTTGCAAGGTACAATGAATTCAGGAGAAACTTATTGATGATCCCTATTAGTAAGTGGGAAGATTTAACAGATGATGACGAGGTCCTTGAAGCTCTCAAAGAGGTGTATGGAGATGATGTTGAGAAGCTGGACTTGATAGTAGGTCTCCATGCAGAGAAGAAAATAACAGGGTTTGCTATCAGCGAGACTGCTTTCTTTATTTTCCTAATGATGGCTTCTAGGTAAGTCCAGCACTACAGTATGCGACAAAAATTGATCATTAAGTTGGAATCTTATACTCTTTCTTGTGTGTGTAACTATGATGTTTAGGAGGCTAGAGGCTGACCGTTTCTTCACAACAAATTTCAATTCCAAAACATACACAGATAAAGGGCTTGAATGGGTGAATAAAACAGAGACTTTGAAGGATGTGATTGACAGGCACTTCCCTGAAATGACTAAAAAGTGGATGAAGAGCTCAAGTGCATTCTCTGTGTGGCATTCAATGACAGATCCTACTAAGTAACTACATACCTCTGTACTTGAGAGCACCCCTCTAATAATGATAAATCATTGGCACCAAGCGAGGGAATGCTAGACATTTGGTAATTCCCCCTTGCCAAAATAAAAGATCTCATTGAAGCAGCTAATCCCATGCATATTATCGGTATATGAACATCCGAGTGTACAAATTGTATAGTATCACAAATAGCTACTCCAGGGATTACCCATCCTCCTGAGAAATTAATAAAGAGAGACAAATCTTTTTTATCATCCTCTACACTTAAGTATACCAGTTGATTTTCTATTTTACCATTAACTTCTTGGCCTTAAAAAAGCGGTCCTTCTCTATAAAGTCAAAAGATTAGGATCAAATTTTATCCTTTAAAAGCCCTACATGCACCTTTGAATGCATATGGTTCACCAAAAGTTGCAAAAAGGTTTAGAATCCCTTTTGTAACAACCAGTGTGCATTTGAGCAAGTTTTAAAATAATATGATAAGGATATTTTGATTAATACAAGtaactggttttttttttccatcctTAAAGCAACAAAAATTACATTTCTATCAAAACCTTGGTTCAAAAGCTGCAAAAATTGAATCTCCACAAACATAGCAAACATGTTGGCACCAGAACATAATGGCACAATTGTATTGAGTACTCAAGGGGATACTAAAATGCGTTGCCAAACACGCTATAAATCACAACTTACTGTCATCTACTATGTCCTTCATGAATGCTTTCTTTCCGATCCAACCAAAATATAGgctttaaacaattttttttaaattaattagtttttttttatttaaatgagaAATTAAATTCCACATCAGCTCATTAATCTCACGTGGCTATGCCACATGGgctaccggagctccggcgttgacccagagctccggagggatgaaaaccaaatcttgtggcaaaggttagggactaaaacccacctttgctccggcgagggacgaaaaccaaacatttggtaaaggttagggaccaaaaacttatttaagcctacaCTTTACTATGCAAATTCTGATATAATTCACATTCTTCATGCTAACTACTCTTCAAAGTTCACAAAAATCATGAAatgtaatttaattttgaaagaCTCCAAGCATTTCCTCAAATTTGTATTTAAATTAACAAACAACAAACATACACAATGGCATACAAATGGGGTCCTTAGGGTTTTGGATGGGGAGAAATCTCTGCCAGTGATCTCTAGTTTATCAGCACTTGAACACAAAATCCCTCACTACCCATATTGAGACCCTGTTATGTATTCAGCAAGATCTTTGGGCAAAACTATGACATATAAAGACAGTGATGTACACTGGCACAATCATACTCTAGATATGGAAACTCACAAAGCAAACCTACTTCTAAAAGTGCCAAGAAGTAAATGGCCACAACTTCATAGAGCGAAGTCAAGAGTGAATACCAAACTAAAGCTTGCCATTTGCAACAAGTCCTTTCGCAATATGAACAATCAATCCTAAACTCGCGGTAATAAGCGCATCCCTTGTCAGTTTTAAATCTTGGAAGCCTTCCAAAGGAGTAAATTTGGAATCCAACAAATACATTTCCCACATTCAATTCTTCCAAATCTGACATTGGTCGGTCATGGAGCGGTTATCTTCCAGACACGGATAAAAGCATCCTCACCCGAGCTAACCAAACTGAACTCGTCAGAGAATACCAAGCCATAAACCCCGCCTAAGTGAGCACCCTTTATGGTAACTCTACTAGATGCAGGTTGGTCAATTTCATATATGATGACACATGTGTCAAGGGATCCTGTAGCAATCCTACGGCTATCAGGGGACCAAGCCAGGCAATTTATCCGAGCAGAATGGTACAACATATTCTTAAGCTTCacctgaaaaaaaaatgtcaaaaaGACAAAGGTTACACAGGTATTCATGCAAGAGTGTCGCAATCACACAAACACACATTTAGAAGCACAATAAACACATTAGCGAGAAAGCATTAATCAAAGCTTGAAGTTGTATTACTACTCACATCTCGGGAGGCACGGTCCCACACTACAGCTTCTCGATTGACATCCCCTGATGCAAACATTGAAAAGTCTGGAGAATACCGAATTACACTAATAGCTCCCCTATGTTTCTCTAGGACAGCCTCTTCTTCAAATGTATCGCCAGAAATAGAATATATATGCAATTTACCATCCTGTCCGCCAATAATGGCTTCACTTCCATCAGGAGAGACAGCAGTTGCTGAGACAGTAAATCCGAGGTTAATGGTTGACACAATTTTGGTACCACGCAGCACGACAACTCCGGAGTCAATAGAAACCAGAGCAAGTTCAGGAGAAAGAAGTGCAACACTAAAATCCTTTGGTTGATTTCCGATATCAATGGCTTCAGCATCTCCACACTGATCCCCATGCAAAGAAACTCGCCATATCTGGTCACGAGAGAAAGGAAACGGAGGGATAAGAGGAAGATGCCAATAGTTTTCtgcaattttaaaaaattgcagATGCATGGAAATTTGGCCCATCCCTAACATGCCCATATCTAAGAGCAAACATCATTCAACGAAGATCAACGTCACATTCATTGAACAGCTTTCTAACAAAAAACACGAGGGTATCGCAATATAAAACAAACATTTCTTAACTATCTTTCCAGGAACAATAAACAACAAAGTAGATACTGATCTGTGAATAAAAGCAATCTTTCTAGGTAATATCAAgacaaatacaaaaataaattgCCAAACCATTCGTATAACGAAGAAAGGAACTGCAAAGACTGACAAACAGGAAGAGCTGGGTTCACTAAACTCAGCTTCATGATGAACTGATAAAGAATACAACCCACTGGTATTTGAGAGATGAGTACTCTCCTCTCAATAATCCTAATTACAACTAAATAACTAGCCACCTCCCTCTTGTCCAATCTTCCTATGGCTTATTCATTAATCCAAATAACTAACCATTAACTAATTCTATTAACTAACTTTACCTAACACAATATCTCCAAATTAATAAAGTAATTGTTAATGTTTTGCCACTTAGTGACCTAAACAGAACTAAGAGGGGAAAGACATGGACCTCACTCATCAATGGGTCATAAGCAATAAATAACTGAATAAAATATTCTTTGGTTTCTAtaatgggtctcaaaatcaaGAGATTAAGCCAAGTGCAACATATCATGGAGATTTCTATGATATTTCACAACCAATATACTTCAAATGGAGATTGACACATATATACTTTATTTCATCACATAAAAAATATACTGATCAACAAGCACAGGTGACCCTTTTATCCAAATCCCATAGGAAGAAATGCAAATTGAGTGGAATGTAATATAATGATTATCACTCTCATATTGGCCAGAGCATATAAGCAAAATCTCACCTTGTTATCAAATCCAGATGTAATAATTTCATCTTCTACAGCCGCCAAGCATTTAATTTGACAGTTCTCCTTCCTATGTAATTTACCACTGTAACCAATCCCTTGAATCCACTTAACTATTAAGCCATCATAACTGCTGGACAAGAGTATTCTAGGGTTACTTTTAAGAATAGTTAAGGAGGAAACATTTTTCATGTGTCCAGAAAATGATGTTGGGGCTTTATCAAGATCACTTGATAAAAATATAGATATTGTCCCACCAAGAGAAACAGCGACAATATATTCATTCAACCACAGGCACCCTACTAGCATATCTTCAACTCCACCAGAGCCGGGACAAGTCAATGTTTTCTTCACTTTTCCATTGTTGTCCTCAGATATGTCCCATACTTTTGCAGACTTATCAGCAGATACAGTCAGCACCTAAAGTTAACATGAAACTGAAGATCAGATTGTCAATATTCAAATTGTGCAATGCAATAGGGGAAGGGAGAAAAGAGACAGACGCAAAAAAGACAAGTGGAAATGCAATGGGGGAAAATTAACAATTCTACAAACACAACAGTTTAACTACAAACTCAAAAGAGTTAACTAGCACAAGAGTTTTGCTCATTGAACCAGGCAAACTATAACTAACATGTAGACTGCGTCTAAAATCTCCAGTAATAAGCAAACAACAAAGTTAAGAGATATGTGCAAGTTCAAAGTTTTAAGAATAAGTTAACATTCATAAGAAAACGAAGTTAAGTGATCAACATGAATGAGAAAGTAGATAGCGACAGAGACAGGAAATTGGGGTCTACATCAGGGGATGGGGTCTTTGCCATACTCAATAAAATATTGTTAGAAGTTAGCTCACTTGTTTTCCATCAGGACTCCAGCTAACAGCATAAATGCTGCCAGTATGCCCCCCTTCAGAAGACAACTCACCAATCTTCTCTCCACTCTTCCCGTCAAATATGATACCCCTTTTGTCAGAACCCACACTTAAAAATTTACTGCCGTCTGGAGAATATCTTACACAATTGACAAAATTTGAATGATCCCTGTACATAACCAAATTATTGGGATATCAGTCATTTATCAGTACTAGTGTAGTAGGCAAAAAGGACCAAAGATAAGAACAAACCAAAACAGATGAACATTGTCTAAAGAGTGGAGTACAGAAAAAATAATCTGATTTTTGGGCGATAACATCATTAAGTTTCTCATACTTTACCTGTGAGATTGCTTAAATCTAAATGGCGGTCCTTCATAAAAGTTCACCAGAAAATCCTCTCCACAAGTGACAATGCGGAAAGGTCTTGTCGGTTTATATGCACAACTTAAAACTCGCCTGGAATGACCATCAAATTCACCAACGTTGGTCCCTGAATCCCACCTATCCATTGAAGAGCTCATCACATTAAATACTAAATACTACTGAATTGAAAAGGGAAAGAGCAGGCCAAATATTCAGTTCAGGGGCGAGGAAATACACATGTAAAGGCATCAAAAGCAGACCTACTGATAAATGAAAGCAAGGTTCAGCAACAATTTCATCTCACTGTAGCATgcaatgaagaaaaaaacacaactTGTTCCTGCAGTTCTTTCTACACCAAGGAAATCTAAATCTAAATTACATACTAAAAGCTAGTTAGGACTATATTATCAAAAAGCACATACAGAAAAGGAAAGTTAAAATGGTAAAGTAGTCTTGTATATACTGACTTCCTGCTCCTGAATAACATTTCAACTTGTTCATAAGCTATAATCTTCATATCTAAGCTAGAAAGTAATTCATGTAATATGAAATGTGCACATGTAATGTTATGTATGAGATGGGTCCTTATACTATAGTCAACTAGATCAGTGCAAGAGTCAAAGGTGCAAGCACAGATCACACAAAAGGGAAAGAAGCTAAGCTAAGCTAAGCTCAGCTGACATACATGAAAGCGCGGACGAAAGATTTCCCTTTAGCATCGCCGCAGGCCACGATCCTGAGACCATCGGGGGACCATTGAAGGTCATCGATCCGACCGGAGAGGACACGGAACTCCTTCTTCAAAACGAAGTCGTTGCGGGTGCCCCAGATCCTGACGGTGCCGGAGGAGTCAGCGGAGGCGACCCACTCGCCGTTGGGGGAGAATCGAGCGACGGTGGCAGGGTAGGCGTGTTCCCCATAGACGGAGACTTGGAGGGGGTTTTGAAGGTTGATGATGACGACCGATCTGCCGTTGGTGTAGAGCATGGAGTTGGACTTTGGGTCGCCGGAGATGAGAATCCCGCGGCCGCGCTCCGTGGATGGCATGCAGGAGTAAGTCTCGACCAGCTCATgactcattttcttcttcttcttcttcttcttcttcttctttccttcgTCAGTCTTGTTTCTTGTTTCGGTCACTCACTCTGTTTTCACTTTCAAGTTCAACTATCAAAACACACAAGAGGAGCTattgttttgagcttttataATTATGTAGTATTAGTTTTGTTTAGTTTAGATGAGATTTGCTTTGCTTGGCTTGTCTATTGTCATCTACATTCTTTAAATATTTTCCCAAGTCCTatcatactttttcttttatatatgtTGGAAAAGTAAAAGACTACAACGCTAATAAATTCCTAGCCAAAATGGGATGAAGTTGCGGAGGAGGGTTATTCAAGCTAATCAGGTAATCATTAGCACTTCTAGGAACATGCACCACCTCTTGCTGATGAAGCCGATTCTTTGATAATTTTAATTGACTTTAATTAGGAAAATGCCACCATGAAACATGTAAGCAACTCAATTTTTGATAAGATTAAGATTGGAAATTTTAAAGGTTTCACAGACTAAGATGCAACTTTACACCATTAAGTCAATGACAAATTAAATTTGGTCGACGATATAATTAGAGaggaaaaaaaacatatcaatttaattatatttcttCGTAAGAGTAatacagaaaataaaaaatatcaaactcATTTTGTTTCATGAATTATTCAAACACTATTTATCCATTTCCATCATTATACATTTAATGGATATTTTGATTTCACTCCATTATATTTCACTTTAACCCATTATATATCATCACATTCATTCTCTTTTATCTCATTTCACCGATCTTAAAACATATGAACAAATGTAATTAAATGGATGATGTAATAAGTTTTgaaaa
This window harbors:
- the LOC130715462 gene encoding alpha-dioxygenase 2-like isoform X1, yielding MAFSFFSASFIHPQLHSIVAKMTLFDTILFYVIHFVDKFGMWHRLPVSLGLAYLGIRRHLHYRYNLLHVGGLTGQNYDTKDYAYRTPAGTCNHPSDDLIGSQGTFFGRNMPPTTIDHGVLDPCPSLVASKLLARKSFKEVGKQFNMIACSWLQFMIHDWVDHLEDTQQVEIKAPDSYSSGCPLKSFKFFKTKKFKTGSSNIKFGCQNIRTPWWDGSVIYGNDEKGMRRVRAFKEGKLKISEDGLLEHDEKGIPISGDVRNCWAGFSLLQALFVKEHNAVCDMIKEHYPDIDDEQVYRHARLVTSAVIAKIHTIDWTVELLKTNTLLAGMRINWYGFLGKKFKDLFGNIFGPVLSGLVGLRKPRDHGVPYSLTEEFVSVYRIHSLLPDEIVLRNIKSTTGGDKCPPVVEKVPMREMLGKEGERRLSIIGMEQMLVSMGHQSCGAVTLWNYPTWLRNLISHDIDGEDRPDPVDMATMEVYRDRERGVARYNEFRRNLLMIPISKWEDLTDDDEVLEALKEVYGDDVEKLDLIVGLHAEKKITGFAISETAFFIFLMMASRRLEADRFFTTNFNSKTYTDKGLEWVNKTETLKDVIDRHFPEMTKKWMKSSSAFSVWHSMTDPTK
- the LOC130711451 gene encoding actin-interacting protein 1-2; translated protein: MSHELVETYSCMPSTERGRGILISGDPKSNSMLYTNGRSVVIINLQNPLQVSVYGEHAYPATVARFSPNGEWVASADSSGTVRIWGTRNDFVLKKEFRVLSGRIDDLQWSPDGLRIVACGDAKGKSFVRAFMWDSGTNVGEFDGHSRRVLSCAYKPTRPFRIVTCGEDFLVNFYEGPPFRFKQSHRDHSNFVNCVRYSPDGSKFLSVGSDKRGIIFDGKSGEKIGELSSEGGHTGSIYAVSWSPDGKQVLTVSADKSAKVWDISEDNNGKVKKTLTCPGSGGVEDMLVGCLWLNEYIVAVSLGGTISIFLSSDLDKAPTSFSGHMKNVSSLTILKSNPRILLSSSYDGLIVKWIQGIGYSGKLHRKENCQIKCLAAVEDEIITSGFDNKIWRVSLHGDQCGDAEAIDIGNQPKDFSVALLSPELALVSIDSGVVVLRGTKIVSTINLGFTVSATAVSPDGSEAIIGGQDGKLHIYSISGDTFEEEAVLEKHRGAISVIRYSPDFSMFASGDVNREAVVWDRASRDVKLKNMLYHSARINCLAWSPDSRRIATGSLDTCVIIYEIDQPASSRVTIKGAHLGGVYGLVFSDEFSLVSSGEDAFIRVWKITAP
- the LOC130715462 gene encoding alpha-dioxygenase 2-like isoform X2, producing MAFSFFSASFIHPQLHSIVAKMTLFDTILFYVIHFVDKFGMWHRLPVSLGLAYLGIRRHLHYRYNLLHVGGLTGQNYDTKDYAYRTPAGTCNHPSDDLIGSQGTFFGRNMPPTTIDHGVLDPCPSLVASKLLARKSFKEVGKQFNMIACSWLQFMIHDWVDHLEDTQQVEIKAPDSYSSGCPLKSFKFFKTKKFKTGSSNIKFGCQNIRTPWWDGSVIYGNDEKGMRRVRAFKEGKLKISEDGLLEHDEKGIPISGDVRNCWAGFSLLQALFVKEHNAVCDMIKEHYPDIDDEQVYRHARLVTSAVIAKIHTIDWTVELLKTNTLLAGMRINWYGFLGKKFKDLFGNIFGPVLSGLVGLRKPRDHGVPYSLTEEFVSVYRIHSLLPDEIVLRNIKSTTGGDKCPPVVEKLCYYVCRVPMREMLGKEGERRLSIIGMEQMLVSMGHQSCGAVTLWNYPTWLRNLISHDIDGEDRPDPVDMATMEEIEKGELQGTMNSGETY